The proteins below come from a single Asanoa ferruginea genomic window:
- a CDS encoding LLM class flavin-dependent oxidoreductase: MRFHWFLPTRGDGHQVRPATTTTGADPGRGPDRPATLGYLTQVARAAEDSGFGALLTPVGDGCPDPLVVCTAVAQHTDRIKLLVAFRPGFTVPTLFAQQTQAFQAVSGNRLLLNAVTGGDPKEQRGYGDFLDHDQRYDRTAEFLDVLRRSWAGAPFDFTGDHYRVEGGGLVTPLTDPPPIYFGGASPAAERVAAAHADVYLMWGEPPAAIAERVSRIKAARENLRLGIRLHVIARETAEEAWGEADRLLAGMQPAQIAAAQARFARMDSVGQRRMAGLHNGRSTDLEIAPNLWAGVGLVREGAGTALVGSYADVEERIREYAALGIDEFILSGWPHLEEAYRVGEFLLPRLAADRRAARPVPA, from the coding sequence ATGCGCTTCCACTGGTTTCTGCCCACCAGGGGCGACGGCCATCAGGTGCGGCCGGCCACGACCACGACCGGGGCCGACCCCGGTCGTGGGCCGGACCGGCCGGCCACCCTCGGCTATCTGACCCAGGTCGCCCGCGCCGCCGAGGACAGCGGGTTCGGTGCCCTGCTCACCCCGGTCGGCGACGGGTGCCCGGACCCGCTCGTGGTCTGCACCGCGGTCGCACAGCACACCGACCGGATCAAGCTGCTGGTCGCGTTCCGGCCCGGCTTCACCGTGCCCACCCTGTTCGCGCAGCAGACGCAGGCGTTCCAGGCTGTTAGCGGCAACCGATTGCTGCTCAACGCCGTCACCGGAGGAGACCCCAAGGAGCAACGGGGGTACGGCGACTTCCTCGACCACGACCAGCGCTATGACCGCACCGCCGAATTCCTGGACGTGCTCCGTCGCTCGTGGGCCGGCGCACCGTTCGACTTCACCGGCGACCACTACCGGGTCGAGGGTGGCGGCCTGGTGACGCCGCTGACCGACCCACCGCCGATCTACTTCGGCGGCGCCTCACCGGCGGCCGAGCGGGTCGCCGCCGCGCACGCCGACGTCTACCTGATGTGGGGCGAGCCGCCGGCCGCGATCGCCGAGCGGGTCTCCCGGATCAAGGCGGCCAGGGAAAACCTGCGGCTGGGCATCCGGCTGCACGTGATCGCCCGGGAGACCGCCGAGGAGGCTTGGGGCGAGGCCGACCGGTTGCTGGCGGGGATGCAGCCGGCGCAGATCGCGGCGGCGCAGGCCCGCTTCGCCCGGATGGACTCGGTCGGCCAGCGGCGGATGGCCGGCCTCCACAACGGACGGTCGACCGATCTGGAGATCGCACCGAACCTGTGGGCCGGTGTCGGCCTGGTCCGCGAGGGCGCGGGCACCGCGCTGGTGGGCAGCTACGCCGACGTCGAGGAGCGGATCCGCGAGTATGCCGCCCTCGGCATCGACGAGTTCATCCTGTCGGGCTGGCCGCACCTGGAAGAGGCCTACCGGGTGGGTGAGTTCCTGCTGCCCCGGCTGGCCGCGGACCGGCGGGCGGCCCGGCCGGTGCCGGCCTGA
- a CDS encoding YeiH family protein, giving the protein MTTVNETEALAPVETDERNVNWAWVGAGLVLVLALAWLTKYLDKNVSVWLADTSLKRIAKSVEYPVYAIVIGLLGNAVLSATGVRDRLAPAFRTEFFIKTGLVLLGVSINLSLLVTAAGPAIVQALLLISGVFLFTWWLGGKLGLDDKLRALLASAVSICGVSAAIAAAGAVRAKREQLAYAASLVILFALPSIFLLPWLADVFGLSDAVAGAWIGGNIDTTAAVTAAGTLAGEDALKIATIVKVTQNALIGIVAVALTAWFAFKVERTEDAARPGAIELWRRFPKFVLGFVAASVIGTWFANSVSAADNTAAQAVATNFRTWFLILAFVSIGLEFRLTALREAGWRPIAVFASATVVNIGLALALAALLFADFTV; this is encoded by the coding sequence ATGACCACCGTCAACGAGACCGAGGCGCTGGCGCCGGTCGAGACGGACGAGCGAAACGTCAACTGGGCGTGGGTGGGCGCCGGTCTGGTGCTGGTGCTCGCCCTGGCCTGGCTGACCAAATACCTCGACAAGAACGTGTCGGTCTGGCTCGCCGACACCAGCCTCAAGCGGATCGCGAAGTCGGTCGAATACCCGGTCTACGCGATCGTCATCGGCCTGCTCGGCAACGCGGTGCTGAGCGCCACCGGCGTCCGCGACCGGCTGGCACCGGCGTTCCGCACCGAGTTCTTCATCAAGACCGGCCTGGTCCTGCTCGGCGTCTCGATCAACCTCTCGCTGCTGGTCACCGCGGCCGGCCCGGCGATCGTCCAGGCGCTGCTGCTGATCTCCGGGGTCTTCCTGTTCACCTGGTGGCTCGGCGGGAAACTCGGCCTCGACGACAAGCTCCGCGCCCTGCTCGCCTCGGCGGTCTCGATCTGCGGTGTCAGCGCGGCGATCGCGGCGGCCGGCGCGGTGCGGGCCAAGCGCGAGCAACTCGCGTACGCCGCGAGCCTGGTCATCCTGTTCGCCCTGCCCTCGATCTTCCTGCTGCCCTGGCTGGCCGACGTGTTCGGGCTCTCCGACGCGGTGGCCGGCGCCTGGATCGGCGGCAACATCGACACCACCGCGGCGGTGACCGCAGCCGGCACGCTGGCCGGCGAAGACGCGCTGAAGATCGCGACGATCGTCAAGGTCACCCAGAACGCGCTGATCGGCATCGTGGCCGTCGCGCTGACCGCGTGGTTCGCGTTCAAGGTCGAACGCACCGAAGACGCGGCCCGCCCCGGCGCGATCGAACTCTGGCGCCGGTTCCCCAAGTTCGTGCTCGGCTTCGTCGCCGCGTCGGTGATCGGCACCTGGTTCGCCAACTCCGTCAGCGCCGCCGACAACACGGCCGCGCAGGCGGTCGCGACCAACTTCCGCACCTGGTTCCTGATCCTGGCGTTCGTCAGCATCGGCCTGGAGTTCCGGCTGACCGCCCTGCGCGAGGCCGGCTGGCGCCCGATCGCGGTCTTCGCCAGCGCGACCGTGGTCAACATCGGCCTGGCCCTCGCCCTGGCCGCCCTCCTCTTCGCCGACTTCACGGTCTGA
- a CDS encoding DMT family transporter, whose amino-acid sequence MKTAAAIATTVFLWASAFVAIRHVGADVRPGALALGRLLVAAAVLGALVAVRRPRWPDRRAWPRLVLCGVAWLGVYNVALNAAERRVDAGTAAMVVNLGPVLIAALAGLFLGEGFPRTLLLGLATAFAGTVLIGVAAAGDARADPWGVVLCLVAAVGYAVGVVAQKPLLAGADALPVTFLATLVATVCCLPFAGQLVTDVAAHPAAAGWLVYLGAGPTALAFTTWAYALARTGAGRLGATTYLVPPLVVLLAWALLGEVPAALALGGGLLCLAGVAATRSKRLTLTPRQGVSWRTERG is encoded by the coding sequence GTGAAAACCGCTGCCGCCATCGCCACCACCGTCTTCCTCTGGGCCTCGGCGTTCGTCGCCATCCGCCACGTCGGTGCCGACGTGCGCCCGGGCGCGCTCGCCCTCGGCCGGCTGCTCGTCGCCGCGGCCGTGCTCGGCGCGCTGGTCGCGGTCCGCCGACCGCGCTGGCCGGACCGCCGCGCCTGGCCGCGCCTGGTGCTCTGCGGCGTCGCCTGGCTCGGCGTCTACAACGTCGCGCTCAACGCGGCCGAGCGGCGGGTCGACGCCGGCACCGCGGCCATGGTGGTCAACCTCGGGCCGGTGCTGATCGCGGCCCTCGCCGGGCTGTTCCTGGGCGAGGGCTTCCCGCGGACCCTGCTGCTCGGGCTGGCCACCGCATTCGCCGGGACCGTGCTGATCGGCGTCGCCGCGGCCGGCGACGCCCGGGCCGACCCGTGGGGCGTGGTGCTGTGCCTGGTCGCCGCGGTCGGCTACGCGGTCGGGGTGGTCGCGCAGAAGCCGCTGCTGGCCGGGGCCGACGCGCTGCCGGTCACCTTCCTGGCCACGCTGGTGGCCACCGTCTGCTGCCTGCCCTTCGCCGGCCAACTCGTGACCGACGTCGCCGCGCATCCGGCCGCCGCCGGCTGGCTGGTCTACCTCGGCGCCGGGCCGACCGCGCTGGCGTTCACCACCTGGGCGTACGCGCTGGCCCGCACCGGTGCCGGCCGGCTGGGCGCCACGACCTACCTCGTACCCCCGCTGGTGGTGCTGCTGGCGTGGGCGCTGCTCGGCGAGGTGCCGGCGGCGCTCGCGCTCGGCGGCGGTCTGCTCTGCCTGGCCGGTGTCGCGGCCACCCGGTCAAAGCGCTTGACCCTCACGCCACGGCAGGGTGTTTCGTGGCGGACGGAAAGGGGGTGA
- a CDS encoding ABC transporter permease — translation MATDNLVAQNETISGLDALETATRQKVPGRAARIWSLTWPKLTALALVLAVWQALVWAEWRPEYALPAPLTVAQDFWAWANTSALWEGLLITLRRAAYGFGASVVVGLVLGSAVARIKVLRAALGSMITALQTMPSIAWFPLAILLFQLNEQAIFFVVVLGAAPSIANGVIHGVDYVPPLLVRAGRNLGARGFSLYRYVIAPAALPAIVAGLKQGWAFAWRSLMAGELLVIISKSTSIGVQLTFARDFSDAPRVISVMILILILGLVVDLVFTKADQAIRRRWGLLDRH, via the coding sequence ATGGCCACTGACAATCTCGTCGCCCAGAACGAGACCATCTCCGGTCTCGACGCGCTCGAGACCGCCACCCGCCAGAAGGTGCCCGGCCGGGCGGCCCGGATCTGGTCGCTGACCTGGCCGAAGCTCACCGCGCTGGCGCTCGTGCTGGCGGTTTGGCAGGCGCTGGTCTGGGCGGAGTGGCGGCCGGAGTATGCGTTGCCGGCCCCCCTCACCGTCGCGCAGGACTTCTGGGCGTGGGCCAACACCTCAGCGCTCTGGGAAGGTCTGCTCATCACCTTGCGGCGCGCCGCCTACGGTTTCGGTGCCTCGGTCGTCGTCGGGCTGGTGCTCGGCTCCGCGGTCGCGCGGATCAAGGTGCTGCGGGCCGCGCTCGGCTCGATGATCACCGCGCTGCAGACCATGCCGTCGATCGCCTGGTTCCCGCTGGCGATCCTGCTCTTCCAGCTCAACGAGCAGGCGATCTTCTTCGTCGTCGTGCTGGGCGCGGCGCCGTCGATCGCCAACGGCGTGATCCATGGCGTCGACTACGTGCCACCGTTGCTGGTGCGGGCCGGCCGCAACCTGGGTGCCCGCGGGTTCAGCCTCTACCGCTATGTCATCGCACCGGCCGCGCTGCCGGCCATCGTGGCCGGGCTCAAGCAGGGTTGGGCGTTCGCCTGGCGCAGCCTGATGGCCGGTGAGCTGCTCGTGATCATCTCCAAGTCGACGTCGATCGGCGTGCAACTGACCTTCGCGCGCGACTTCTCCGACGCGCCGCGGGTGATCAGCGTGATGATCCTCATCCTGATCCTCGGTCTCGTCGTCGACCTGGTGTTCACCAAGGCCGACCAAGCGATCCGGCGTCGCTGGGGTCTGCTGGACCGGCACTGA
- a CDS encoding RrF2 family transcriptional regulator: MQVSARTDYAVRAMLAVADAPGRVTAAALARAQQMPPAFLQSILVDLRRAGLLHGQRGGEGGYALTRPAAEISVGDVVRAVNGALTTVRGLPTETAGYPASAAGLRDVWLAVHDRIADIVDRTTLADLLRPAPAGPPAGPRPAGAAGTHPPGRPLPGAASPTG; the protein is encoded by the coding sequence ATGCAGGTCTCGGCCCGCACCGACTACGCGGTGCGCGCGATGCTCGCGGTGGCCGACGCACCGGGCCGGGTCACCGCGGCCGCGCTGGCCCGCGCCCAGCAGATGCCGCCGGCGTTCCTCCAGAGCATCCTGGTCGACCTGCGCCGGGCCGGGCTGCTGCACGGCCAGCGCGGCGGCGAGGGCGGGTATGCGCTGACCCGCCCCGCCGCCGAGATCTCGGTCGGCGACGTGGTGCGCGCGGTGAACGGCGCGCTGACCACCGTGCGTGGCCTGCCGACCGAGACCGCCGGCTACCCCGCGTCGGCCGCCGGGCTGCGCGACGTCTGGCTGGCCGTGCACGACCGGATCGCCGACATCGTCGACCGGACCACGCTCGCCGACCTGCTCAGGCCGGCACCGGCCGGGCCGCCCGCCGGTCCGCGGCCAGCCGGGGCAGCAGGAACTCACCCACCCGGTAGGCCTCTTCCAGGTGCGGCCAGCCCGACAGGATGA
- a CDS encoding agmatinase family protein, translated as MTQNDHSHSDAFATQEGRWAQLAEERLSLFRHDEEIERGLAFGLPGSPTLVDRTIPTFSRGELPHFAGERGTFLNCPYLEDVNAVADAEVAVFGAPLDSGATYRPGARFGPQGIRRSTNLFGTYCYELGVDLREQLNMVDIGDVFTIPGNLEKSFDQISQAISHVYARGVFPVVLGGDHSIGYPTIRGIAPHVDGNIGIIHFDRHVDTQETDLDERMHTTPWFHATNLANAPATNLVQVGIGGWQSPRAGVKVGRERGTTIITVGDVERVGIEKVAEVALETAWKGAKAVYLSFDIDVIDAGFVPGTGWPEPGGLLPREALNLVRRIAAPGLAGLEVVECAPPYDWAEQTALLSSRVVLDSLAVLVREGRLGRRAAATDRHAWGPAVTP; from the coding sequence GTGACGCAGAACGACCACTCGCACAGCGACGCGTTCGCGACCCAGGAAGGCCGGTGGGCGCAACTCGCCGAGGAGCGGCTGTCGCTGTTCCGCCACGACGAGGAGATCGAGCGGGGCCTGGCCTTCGGCCTGCCGGGCTCGCCCACGCTGGTCGACCGGACCATCCCGACGTTCTCCAGGGGCGAACTGCCGCACTTCGCGGGCGAGCGCGGCACCTTCCTCAACTGCCCCTACCTGGAAGACGTCAACGCCGTCGCCGACGCCGAGGTCGCGGTCTTCGGCGCGCCGCTGGACTCGGGTGCCACCTACCGGCCGGGTGCGCGGTTCGGCCCGCAGGGCATCCGGCGCTCGACGAACCTGTTCGGCACCTACTGCTACGAGTTGGGTGTCGACCTGCGCGAGCAGCTCAACATGGTCGACATCGGCGACGTGTTCACCATCCCGGGCAACCTGGAGAAGTCGTTCGACCAGATCAGCCAGGCGATCTCCCATGTGTACGCCCGCGGCGTGTTCCCGGTCGTGCTGGGCGGCGACCACTCGATCGGCTACCCGACGATCCGGGGCATCGCGCCACACGTCGACGGGAACATCGGCATCATCCACTTCGACCGGCACGTCGACACCCAGGAGACCGACCTCGACGAGCGGATGCACACGACGCCGTGGTTCCACGCGACCAACCTCGCCAACGCGCCGGCGACCAACCTGGTCCAGGTCGGCATTGGCGGCTGGCAGTCGCCGCGGGCCGGCGTCAAGGTCGGCCGGGAACGGGGCACCACGATCATCACGGTCGGCGACGTCGAGCGGGTCGGCATCGAGAAGGTCGCCGAGGTGGCGCTGGAGACGGCCTGGAAGGGCGCCAAGGCGGTCTACCTGTCGTTCGACATCGACGTGATCGACGCCGGCTTCGTCCCGGGCACGGGCTGGCCCGAGCCCGGCGGGCTGCTGCCGCGCGAGGCGCTCAACCTCGTCCGCCGGATCGCCGCGCCCGGGCTCGCCGGGCTTGAGGTGGTCGAGTGCGCGCCGCCCTACGACTGGGCCGAGCAGACCGCGCTGCTGAGTTCCCGAGTGGTGCTCGACTCGCTCGCGGTGCTGGTGCGCGAGGGCCGGCTCGGCCGCCGGGCCGCCGCCACGGACCGGCACGCCTGGGGTCCCGCGGTCACCCCTTGA
- a CDS encoding aminoacyl-tRNA deacylase, translating to MTGRAVEALENAGVAHRVVSHGPVRSLAEAAAARGVAIPDVVKTIVVRRGEGDYVFVLVPGDRVISWPKLRALLGVSRLSMPDAATAFDATGYERGTITPFGSLVPWPVVADERMAGREITLGAGEHGVAVAVDADTALRALDARIADVSDPEQTER from the coding sequence ATGACTGGTCGCGCCGTCGAAGCGCTGGAGAACGCCGGAGTCGCGCACCGGGTCGTCAGCCACGGCCCGGTGCGCAGCCTCGCCGAGGCCGCCGCGGCCCGCGGTGTCGCGATCCCCGACGTCGTGAAGACGATCGTGGTGCGGCGCGGCGAGGGCGACTACGTCTTCGTGCTCGTGCCGGGCGACCGGGTGATCTCCTGGCCCAAGCTGCGCGCCCTGCTCGGGGTGAGCCGGCTGTCGATGCCCGACGCGGCGACCGCGTTCGACGCGACCGGCTACGAGCGCGGCACGATCACGCCGTTCGGCTCGCTGGTCCCCTGGCCGGTGGTCGCCGACGAGCGGATGGCCGGGCGGGAGATCACGCTGGGTGCGGGCGAGCACGGCGTCGCCGTCGCGGTCGATGCCGACACCGCCCTGCGCGCGCTCGATGCGAGGATTGCTGACGTCTCCGATCCGGAACAAACAGAGCGATAA
- a CDS encoding GNAT family N-acetyltransferase, which yields MLRSVHDRAELAALLRKDAALHAYELGDLDDFFWPYTTWYRHGETVALIYHGLATPTLLAFGPDEPLRALLTRLLPLLPRTFYAHLSPGAGDTLAPAFRRGYGGPHHKMVLGDIRGPAEGEPLGPGDAGELEALYAAAYPGNWFDRRMLETGQYVGVRRDGRVVAVAGVHVWSPAYRVSAIGNVTVHPEHRGQGLAQRVTAALCHRLRETTDVVTLNVKADNAAAIAAYERIGFTIAGDYEEATFVSTGAERSRT from the coding sequence ATGTTGCGCAGCGTCCACGACCGGGCCGAGCTTGCCGCGTTGCTCCGCAAGGACGCCGCTCTGCACGCCTACGAGTTGGGCGACCTGGACGACTTCTTCTGGCCCTACACGACCTGGTACCGCCACGGCGAGACGGTCGCGCTGATCTACCACGGGCTGGCGACGCCCACCCTGCTCGCGTTCGGCCCGGACGAGCCGCTGCGCGCGCTGCTGACCCGGCTGCTGCCGCTGCTGCCGCGCACGTTCTACGCGCACCTGTCCCCCGGCGCCGGCGACACCCTGGCGCCGGCGTTTCGCCGCGGCTACGGCGGGCCGCACCACAAGATGGTCCTGGGCGACATCCGCGGCCCGGCGGAGGGCGAGCCGCTCGGGCCTGGCGACGCCGGTGAGCTGGAAGCGCTCTACGCGGCGGCGTACCCGGGAAACTGGTTCGATCGCCGAATGCTGGAGACCGGCCAGTACGTCGGCGTCCGGCGCGACGGCCGGGTCGTCGCGGTCGCCGGCGTGCACGTCTGGTCGCCGGCCTACCGGGTCAGCGCGATCGGCAACGTCACCGTGCACCCGGAGCACCGCGGCCAGGGGCTGGCCCAGCGGGTCACCGCCGCGCTGTGCCACCGGCTGCGCGAGACCACCGACGTGGTCACCCTCAACGTCAAGGCCGACAACGCCGCCGCCATCGCCGCCTACGAGCGGATCGGTTTCACGATCGCCGGCGACTACGAAGAGGCCACCTTTGTTTCGACCGGCGCCGAAAGGTCCCGCACCTAG
- a CDS encoding MerR family transcriptional regulator, which yields MSYSVSRVAGLAGVTVRTLHHYDEIGLLVPSDRTSAGYRIYTDADLERLQQIRFYRELGFGLDEIATLLDTADPREHFRRQHRLLTERIKKLAEMVTAIEFAMEAQKVGVNLTPEERFEVFGDFEPDDHADEARERWGDTDAYAESQRRTSRYSKADWQRFRTESDDWGRRLAAVMDAGQPATGSAAMDLAEEHRQQIGRWFYECSYELHTGLADMYVNDPRFTATYEKIKPGMARFLNEAIHANAVARS from the coding sequence ATGAGCTACTCGGTGAGCCGGGTCGCCGGGCTGGCCGGCGTGACGGTGCGGACCCTGCACCACTACGACGAGATCGGGCTGCTGGTGCCGAGCGACCGGACGTCGGCCGGCTACCGGATCTACACAGACGCCGACCTGGAGCGGTTGCAGCAGATCCGCTTCTACCGCGAGTTGGGCTTCGGTCTCGACGAGATCGCCACGCTGCTCGACACCGCCGATCCACGGGAGCACTTCCGCCGCCAGCACCGGTTGCTGACCGAGCGGATCAAGAAACTGGCCGAGATGGTCACCGCCATCGAGTTCGCAATGGAGGCACAGAAAGTGGGTGTCAACCTGACGCCGGAGGAGCGGTTCGAGGTCTTCGGTGACTTCGAGCCCGACGACCACGCCGACGAGGCACGGGAACGCTGGGGCGACACGGACGCCTACGCCGAGTCGCAGCGCCGCACCAGCCGCTACAGCAAGGCCGACTGGCAGCGGTTCCGCACCGAGAGCGACGACTGGGGCCGCCGGCTCGCCGCCGTGATGGACGCCGGGCAGCCGGCCACCGGGAGCGCGGCGATGGACCTCGCCGAGGAGCACCGGCAGCAGATCGGCCGCTGGTTCTACGAATGCTCGTACGAGCTCCACACCGGGCTCGCCGACATGTATGTGAACGACCCGCGGTTCACCGCGACCTACGAGAAGATCAAGCCGGGAATGGCGCGGTTCCTCAACGAGGCGATCCACGCCAACGCGGTGGCCAGGTCCTAA
- a CDS encoding FAD/NAD(P)-binding protein → MDTVIIGGGPAGALTALALGRAATIVDPAARLGPGSAYATREPRHLLNSRAGSMSVDPADPGDFATWARCRPDAFLPRGTYGAYLADRLGAVRHLARRAVRVRPAGSAWAVELSDGTTRPASAVVLALGPPPPVFPSAATVGVRRAPGYVPVPWSPGALDRVRPADRVLLLGTGLTAVDAVLTLLSRGHTGQIVAVSRHGLLPRAHTDLPTPAPVRAWESAPPGLRGLLREVRGSADWRATVDALRPRVDQVWAGLTLQEQQRFLRHLARYWEVHRHRCAPEVAATIAAAREARALVVAAGRVSEIRSVPPGFEVGLAGGRWTFDAVVNCTGPGHPAGLPLVRSLVADGLARADPLALGIDVDAAGRPVGRHSLPTEGLYVVGSLRRGRWWETTAIPEIRDQAYAIGGRLAAVPAHHAA, encoded by the coding sequence ATGGACACCGTGATCATCGGTGGCGGCCCCGCCGGGGCGCTGACGGCACTGGCTCTGGGTCGCGCGGCGACCATCGTGGATCCGGCCGCGCGGCTGGGTCCGGGCTCGGCCTACGCGACGCGGGAGCCCCGCCACCTGCTCAACTCGCGGGCCGGGTCGATGTCGGTCGACCCCGCCGACCCCGGTGATTTCGCCACCTGGGCCCGATGTCGACCCGACGCGTTCCTTCCCCGCGGCACCTATGGTGCCTACCTCGCCGACCGCCTAGGAGCGGTGCGGCACCTCGCCCGGCGTGCGGTGCGGGTCCGTCCGGCGGGATCGGCCTGGGCCGTCGAGCTCAGTGACGGCACGACCCGCCCGGCGTCCGCGGTGGTGCTGGCCCTGGGCCCGCCACCGCCGGTCTTCCCCTCGGCCGCGACGGTCGGCGTGCGGCGCGCGCCCGGCTACGTTCCGGTGCCCTGGTCGCCGGGAGCCCTCGACCGGGTGCGGCCCGCGGATCGGGTGCTGTTGCTCGGCACCGGCCTGACCGCCGTCGACGCGGTGCTCACCCTGCTCTCCCGGGGCCACACCGGCCAGATCGTCGCCGTCTCCCGGCACGGCCTGCTGCCCCGCGCGCACACCGACCTGCCCACGCCGGCTCCGGTCCGGGCCTGGGAGAGCGCCCCGCCCGGGCTGCGCGGTTTGCTGCGCGAGGTGCGCGGCAGCGCCGACTGGCGGGCCACGGTGGACGCCCTCCGGCCGCGGGTCGACCAGGTGTGGGCCGGCCTGACCCTGCAGGAACAGCAGCGGTTCCTGCGCCACCTCGCCCGCTACTGGGAGGTGCACCGGCACCGCTGCGCACCCGAGGTGGCGGCCACCATCGCGGCCGCGCGGGAGGCTCGCGCGCTGGTCGTGGCGGCCGGCCGGGTGAGCGAGATCCGGTCCGTCCCGCCCGGCTTCGAGGTGGGGCTGGCCGGTGGCCGGTGGACCTTCGACGCCGTGGTCAACTGCACCGGACCGGGCCACCCGGCCGGCCTTCCGCTGGTCCGCTCGCTGGTCGCCGACGGGCTGGCGCGGGCCGACCCGCTGGCCCTGGGCATCGATGTCGACGCCGCCGGCCGCCCGGTTGGCCGGCACAGCCTCCCGACCGAGGGCCTCTACGTGGTGGGCAGCCTGCGCCGCGGCCGCTGGTGGGAGACCACGGCGATCCCCGAGATCCGCGACCAGGCCTACGCCATCGGCGGTCGGTTGGCCGCCGTGCCGGCACATCACGCCGCCTGA
- a CDS encoding septum formation family protein: MDSAQSPPPAPARGLLVFGLLFAVVIVVAAVVGAAVALGGSGGSSSGGEVSAAKLAVGHCVDDLRESDDLEGLPVLPCEQPHEGEVFAIFQLPAGPFPGDEELGRQAQQECLKQFENYAPSSVADDKVELFYLHPSQLSWTNGDRGVTCVATDPTTKRTGSLKG, encoded by the coding sequence GTGGATTCGGCCCAGTCGCCCCCGCCCGCCCCGGCGCGTGGCCTGCTCGTCTTCGGCCTGCTCTTCGCGGTGGTGATCGTGGTGGCGGCAGTGGTCGGCGCGGCCGTCGCGCTCGGCGGATCGGGCGGCTCGTCGTCCGGCGGCGAGGTGTCGGCGGCCAAACTCGCCGTCGGCCACTGCGTCGACGACCTGCGCGAGAGCGACGACCTCGAGGGGTTGCCGGTGCTGCCCTGCGAGCAGCCGCACGAGGGCGAGGTCTTCGCGATCTTCCAGTTGCCCGCCGGCCCGTTCCCCGGCGACGAGGAACTCGGCCGGCAGGCTCAGCAGGAATGCCTGAAGCAGTTCGAGAACTACGCGCCCTCGTCCGTCGCCGACGACAAGGTCGAGCTGTTCTACCTGCACCCGAGCCAGCTCTCCTGGACCAACGGCGACCGGGGCGTCACCTGCGTCGCGACCGACCCGACGACCAAGCGCACCGGCTCGCTCAAGGGGTGA
- a CDS encoding ABC transporter ATP-binding protein: MTSTTTTPGSATAAVALSGVTKVYGAGADAVVALDRVSLDVAPGEFVCLVGASGCGKSTLLNLVAGLDTVSGGGIRVAGDASPGLMFQEPALFPWLTVNANVELPLKLRGVPSAQRKARVAELLDTVHLGEFGKRRPHQLSGGMRQRVALARTLALDTPVLLMDEPFGALDAMTRDILHDELERLWTSRKAAGRPLTVLFVTHNVREAARLADRIVLLSSRPGRVIYETDVEIARPRRIDSAEVATIAAEVTDRLRAEVGRHGH, translated from the coding sequence ATGACCAGCACGACGACCACCCCCGGGAGCGCGACCGCCGCGGTCGCGCTCTCGGGCGTGACCAAGGTGTACGGCGCGGGCGCGGACGCCGTCGTGGCGCTCGATCGGGTTTCCCTCGACGTGGCGCCGGGCGAGTTCGTCTGTCTCGTCGGCGCATCGGGCTGCGGCAAGAGCACGCTGCTCAACCTCGTCGCGGGCCTCGACACGGTCAGCGGCGGCGGCATCCGGGTGGCCGGCGACGCGTCGCCCGGGCTGATGTTCCAGGAGCCGGCGCTGTTCCCGTGGCTGACCGTCAACGCCAACGTCGAGCTGCCCCTCAAGCTGCGCGGCGTCCCGTCGGCGCAGCGCAAGGCCCGGGTCGCGGAGCTGCTCGACACCGTGCACCTGGGCGAGTTCGGCAAGCGCCGGCCGCACCAGCTCTCCGGCGGCATGCGGCAGCGGGTGGCGCTGGCCCGCACGCTGGCCCTGGACACCCCGGTGCTGCTGATGGACGAGCCGTTCGGCGCGCTCGACGCGATGACCCGCGACATCCTGCACGACGAGCTCGAACGGTTGTGGACCTCGCGCAAAGCCGCGGGACGCCCGCTGACGGTGCTGTTCGTGACCCACAACGTGCGCGAGGCGGCCCGGCTCGCTGACCGCATCGTGCTGCTGTCCAGCCGGCCGGGCCGGGTCATCTACGAGACCGACGTCGAGATCGCCCGCCCGCGGCGCATCGACTCCGCCGAAGTGGCGACCATCGCCGCCGAGGTGACCGACCGGCTCCGCGCGGAGGTGGGACGCCATGGCCACTGA